A single window of Haliotis asinina isolate JCU_RB_2024 chromosome 5, JCU_Hal_asi_v2, whole genome shotgun sequence DNA harbors:
- the LOC137283835 gene encoding uncharacterized protein, whose protein sequence is MYVCITISTNAWDITTGIHEEPPSHPPMHGTQPLEWGSATGIHECITTSTNAWGTATGIHEPPPSHPLTHGTALVAWSNTTGMHECIETSTNAWDTTTGIQEPPPSQPPMHGAPPLACGTTTIIDECITISTNACCTITGIHKTTPSHPPMHGTPTLGWGTTTGIHECITTSSNAFDSTTGIDEPPPSHPPMHEARPPACVSHHHHIHQCMAHRHWHGAPPPAYMSASQDPPMHGPPPLA, encoded by the coding sequence atgtatgtgtgcatcacaatttccacaaatgcatgggacatcaccaccggcatacatgaggaaccaccatcacatccaccaatgcatggcacacagccACTGGAATGGGGCagcgccaccggtatacatgagtgcatcacaacatccaccaatgcatggggcaccgccaccggcatacatgagccaccaccatcacatccactaactCATGGCACTGCACTAGTGGCATGGAGCAACACCACCGGTATGCATGAGTGCAtcgaaacatccaccaatgcatgggataccaccaccggcatacaggaaccaccaccatcacaaccaccaatgcatggcgcaccgccactggcatgcgGCACTACCACCATTATAGATGAGTGCATCACaatatccactaatgcatgttgcaccatcaccggcatacataagacaacaccatcacatccaccaatgcatggaacaccgaCACTgggatggggcaccactaccggtatacatgagtgcatcacaacatccagcaatgcatttGACAGCACCACCGGTATagatgagccaccaccatcacatccaccaatgcatgaggcacgaCCACCGGCATGcgtgagccaccaccatcacatccaccagtgcatggcacaccggcactggcatggggcaccaccaccggcatacatgagtgcatcacaagatccaccaatgcatgggccaccgccactggcatag